One genomic window of Daphnia pulex isolate KAP4 chromosome 12, ASM2113471v1 includes the following:
- the LOC124210025 gene encoding alpha-tocopherol transfer protein-like has protein sequence MDLTKSNYIVTVIEMNKKISSQTHINKELVAKFRLLIKEFNINLSMSDELLMCFINARKNDLSRAVKLLNNYLRMTKNYPQFYTDMRPARVKNVLDMGIFLSSPYREKNGSRILILNLRKWDLRSCSLEDIMSAVVFCFQRMVSETETQTNGIVAIIDVKDFALQHLRQFTPPLIKVIAETVQNVFPIRLKGIHVLHEPRIVKILLTLFWPFLSNKIRNRLFFHGDSYATMHQHIDPACLPSSYNGCLKNMETMHFSNVFFEENYSKIFDCFN, from the exons atGGATTTAACGAAAAGCA ATTATATTGTGACTGTAAtcgaaatgaacaaaaaaatatcatccCAAACTCATATCAACAAAGAACTCGTTGCCAAGTTCCGCCTGCTGATCAAAG AATTCAACATCAACCTGTCGATGAGTGATGAACTGCTTATGTGCTTCATTAACGCCCGAAAGAATGACCTGAGCCGAGCTGTAAAACTG ctGAACAATTACTTGAGAATGACGAAGAATTATCCGCAATTCTACACCGATATGCGGCCGGCGCGAGTTAAAAATGTTCTCGATATgggcatttttctttcttctccgtACCGCGAGAAAAATGGGAGTCGGATTTTAATATTAAACCTAC GCAAATGGGATCTTCGTTCTTGCAGTTTGGAAGATATCATGTCTGCTGtcgtattttgttttcaaagaatgGTTTCTGAGACTGAAACTCAAACTAATGGAATAGTCGCCATCATCGATGTTAAGGATTTCGCACTTCaacatttaagacagtttacCCCGCCACTGATCAAAGTTATTGCTGAAACCGTACAG AACGTGTTTCCTATTCGTTTGAAAGGAATTCATGTCCTTCATGAGCCACGGATCGTAAAAATCCTTTTGACTCTATTCTGGCCTTTTCTATCAAACAAAATTCGGAATCGG TTGTTCTTTCATGGTGACAGCTACGCGACAATGCATCAACACATAGACCCTGCCTGCCTGCCCAGCAGTTACAATGGCTGTCTAAAAAACATGGAAACAATGCATTTTTCTAATGTCTTCTTTGAAGAGAATTACTCCAAAATATTCGACTGTTTCAACTAG
- the LOC124210022 gene encoding uncharacterized protein LOC124210022 isoform X1, whose amino-acid sequence MTTSKCDLCLQDYDFMKRRPKFLMCFHSFCLECLQKHQKTKTVINCPTCLEATNVNSQSLDEALKTNFYILDQMKDPSASSAIGSSNEKVETGSYYWCSSCYVTFKKGADSHPENHETYNLDTEDGREIAEIHLKTLLVTCKSQWNGALSKHQEADSALKAAETALQALEQQIRNRRKKNDWQMEKLANTLSEVAVHLNDQQRTSEKLHNLFQLYNKLIVESKAKAVKTGNKLAAFSSLKNAVVSMDIKTSKGEKFAAPLFDSALINFPSEAASSYDSYLLTTLAFLALSGNQDGQRTNSAHCTDQELKKNTNKAEIASKERKNPPVARTEAESSKSKNQSTGRNGRGERNSLPEAKTSNFVRNHDSSHPVEKPIRKLQPNVRPPKQDDSVSRNSVRRTEKPHGNTCLVPSIPIQPLFNKKAFFVLAVNGKEYGSVVIELRPDVAPVMCQRFVASCLAKSAVSYQGTIIYDAKPKTYIMGGRVPGPETLYMADASPLKKIRGAVFFRLKRDFMKSQCSIVATDFCVRLGEDKVEHSRTSTVFGFVCDGLAVCDAISHMDCKKEHVAVSSVGIVG is encoded by the exons ATGACAACATCAAAATGTGATTTATGCCTTCAAGATTATGATTTTATGAAACGGAGGCCCAAATTTTTAATGTGCTTCCATTCATTCTGCCTTGAATGCCTACAA AAGCACCAGAAGACAAAAACAGTCATAAATTGTCCAACTTGCTTAGAAGCTACTAACGTCAACTCGCAATCGCTGGATGAAGCGCTCAAGACAAATTTCTACATATTAGATCAAATGAAGGACCCAAGCGCTTCGTCAGCTATCGG gtcatcaaatgaaaaagttgAGACAGGCAGCTATTATTGGTGTTCTTCTTGCTACgtgacttttaaaaaaggagcaGATAGTCATCCTGAGAATCACGAAACCTATAATTTGGACACTGAAGATGGGAGAGAAATAGCTGAGATACACCTTAAGACGCTGTTAGTCACGTGCAAGAGTCAGTGGAATGGTGCGCTTAGCAAACATCAAGAG GCCGATTCGGCTTTGAAGGCCGCTGAGACTGCACTTCAAGCCTTAGAGCAACAAATACGTaatcgacgaaaaaaaaatgattggcAAATGGAAAAACTTGCAAATACTTTATCG GAAGTAGCCGTTCACCTGAATGACCAGCAACGAACTTCCGAAAAACTTCACAATTTATTTCAGTTgtataataaattaattgttgaaTCGAAAGCCAAGGCCGTTAAAACTGG GAATAAGTTGgccgctttttcttctttgaaaaacgCCGTTGTCTCTATGGATATTAAGACTTCCAAGGGAGAAAAGTTTGCCGCCCCTCTTTTTGATTCAGCTCTGATCAATTTTCCTTCGGAAGCTGCCAGCAGTTACGATTCATACCTTTTAACTACTCTGGCCTTTTTGGCCCTATCTGGTAACCAAGACGGACAACGGACTAACTCTGCCCACTGTACCGATCAGGAACTAAAGAAGAATACGAACAAGGCGGAAATCGcatcgaaagaaagaaagaatccgCCAGTGGCTAGAACCGAAGCTGAATCAAGTAAATCAAAGAACCAATCAACTGGAAGAAATGGCAGGGGAGAACGAAACTCGTTGCCAGAAGCAAAAACGTCCAATTTTGTTCGAAATCATGATTCCAGTCATCCCGTAGAGAAACCTATTAGGAAACTGCAGCCAAATGTTCGTCCTCCCAAGCAAGATGATTCTGTATCCCGAAATTCAGTTCGCCGCACGGAAAAACCACATGGGAATACTTGTCTCGTCCCATCTATACCGATACAGCCGCTTTTCAATAAAAAGGCCTTCTTTGTTCTAGCCGTCAACGGTAAAGAATACGGTAGTGTCGTAATTGAACTTCGACCAGA TGTTGCCCCGGTTATGTGCCAGAGATTCGTCGCAAGTTGTCTGGCGAAAAGCGCAGTCTCGTATCAAGGGACTATCATTTACGAT GCTAAACCAAAGACGTACATAATGGGTGGCAGAGTACCGGGACCCGAAACACTGTACATGGCAGATGCGTCTCCGTTGAAGAAAATACGAGGTGCTGTATTCTTTAGGCTCAAGCGCGATTTCATGAAGTCCCAGTGTAGCATTGTAGCTACAGATTTTTGTGTCCGTTTAGGAGAAGATAAGGTTGAGCACAGCCGTACCTCAACAGTATTTGGTTTTGTATGTGACGGCTTAGCTGTATGTGACGCTATCAGTCATATGGATTGCAAGAAGGAACACGTTGCAGTATCCTCAGTTGGTATTGTTggttaa
- the LOC124210026 gene encoding alpha-tocopherol transfer protein-like yields MNNNITSLTHIDKELVGNFRLLIEESNINLSMSDELLMCFIHARKYDVNRSMRLLNNYIRMTKNYPELLTELRPARAKQVLDMGLVLASPQREQNGRRVFIVDLSNWDPRICCLEDVFRTVVFCFQRMMSEIETQTNGIVVILDFKDFTLYKVKQFTPSLIKTIADTVQDVFPIRLQGIHILNEPRILKILVAMFWPFLSNKIRNRLFFHGHSYTTLHKQIDPASLPSNYDGCLKPMETMHFSNVFPEKDYSKLFDCFN; encoded by the exons atgaacaacaacattacATCTTTAACTCACATCGATAAAGAACTTGTCGGAAATTTCCGTCTACTCATTGAAG aatctaACATTAACTTATCGATGAGTGACGAATTGCTTATGTGCTTCATTCACGCTCGCAAGTACGACGTGAATCGTTCTATGAGATTG TTGAACAATTACATCAGAATGACGAAGAATTACCCAGAACTTCTAACTGAGTTGCGACCGGCGCGCGCCAAACAAGTGCTCGACATGGGTCTTGTTCTTGCGTCACCCCAACGAGAGCAAAATGGTCGTCGTGTATTTATAGTTGACCTAA GCAATTGGGATCCTCGCATTTGTTGTTTGGAAGACGTCTTTCGTActgtcgtcttttgttttcaaagaatgATGTCCGAGATTGAAACTCAGACTAATGGCATTGTTGTAATCCTGGATTTCAAGGATTTTACACTTTACAAAGTGAAGCAGTTTACTCCGTCGTTGATCAAAACGATAGCTGACACCGTACAG GACGTGTTTCCTATTCGTTTGCAAGGAATTCATATTCTCAATGAACCTCGGATCCTCAAAATCCTAGTTGCCAtgttttggccttttttgtCTAACAAAATTCGCAATCGA ttgttttttCATGGCCACAGCTACACAACATTACACAAGCAGATTGATCCTGCTTCCTTGCCCAGCAATTACGACGGCTGCCTGAAACCGATGGAAACCATGCATTTTTCTAATGTCTTCCCTGAAAAGGATTACTCGAAATTATTCGATTGTTTTAACTAG
- the LOC124210022 gene encoding uncharacterized protein LOC124210022 isoform X3 — translation MTTSKCDLCLQDYDFMKRRPKFLMCFHSFCLECLQKHQKTKTVINCPTCLEATNVNSQSLDEALKTNFYILDQMKDPSASSAIGSSNEKVETGSYYWCSSCYVTFKKGADSHPENHETYNLDTEDGREIAEIHLKTLLVTCKSQWNGALSKHQEADSALKAAETALQALEQQIRNRRKKNDWQMEKLANTLSEVAVHLNDQQRTSEKLHNLFQLYNKLIVESKAKAVKTGNKLAAFSSLKNAVVSMDIKTSKGEKFAAPLFDSALINFPSEAASSYDSYLLTTLAFLALSGNQDGQRTNSAHCTDQELKKNTNKAEIASKERKNPPVARTEAESSKSKNQSTGRNGRGERNSLPEAKTSNFVRNHDSSHPVEKPIRKLQPNVRPPKQDDSVSRNSVRRTEKPHGNTCLVPSIPIQPLFNKKAFFVLAVNGKEYGSVVIELRPDVAPVMCQRFVASCLAKSAVSYQGTIIYDAKPKTYIMGGRVPGPETLYMADASPLKKIRDIFC, via the exons ATGACAACATCAAAATGTGATTTATGCCTTCAAGATTATGATTTTATGAAACGGAGGCCCAAATTTTTAATGTGCTTCCATTCATTCTGCCTTGAATGCCTACAA AAGCACCAGAAGACAAAAACAGTCATAAATTGTCCAACTTGCTTAGAAGCTACTAACGTCAACTCGCAATCGCTGGATGAAGCGCTCAAGACAAATTTCTACATATTAGATCAAATGAAGGACCCAAGCGCTTCGTCAGCTATCGG gtcatcaaatgaaaaagttgAGACAGGCAGCTATTATTGGTGTTCTTCTTGCTACgtgacttttaaaaaaggagcaGATAGTCATCCTGAGAATCACGAAACCTATAATTTGGACACTGAAGATGGGAGAGAAATAGCTGAGATACACCTTAAGACGCTGTTAGTCACGTGCAAGAGTCAGTGGAATGGTGCGCTTAGCAAACATCAAGAG GCCGATTCGGCTTTGAAGGCCGCTGAGACTGCACTTCAAGCCTTAGAGCAACAAATACGTaatcgacgaaaaaaaaatgattggcAAATGGAAAAACTTGCAAATACTTTATCG GAAGTAGCCGTTCACCTGAATGACCAGCAACGAACTTCCGAAAAACTTCACAATTTATTTCAGTTgtataataaattaattgttgaaTCGAAAGCCAAGGCCGTTAAAACTGG GAATAAGTTGgccgctttttcttctttgaaaaacgCCGTTGTCTCTATGGATATTAAGACTTCCAAGGGAGAAAAGTTTGCCGCCCCTCTTTTTGATTCAGCTCTGATCAATTTTCCTTCGGAAGCTGCCAGCAGTTACGATTCATACCTTTTAACTACTCTGGCCTTTTTGGCCCTATCTGGTAACCAAGACGGACAACGGACTAACTCTGCCCACTGTACCGATCAGGAACTAAAGAAGAATACGAACAAGGCGGAAATCGcatcgaaagaaagaaagaatccgCCAGTGGCTAGAACCGAAGCTGAATCAAGTAAATCAAAGAACCAATCAACTGGAAGAAATGGCAGGGGAGAACGAAACTCGTTGCCAGAAGCAAAAACGTCCAATTTTGTTCGAAATCATGATTCCAGTCATCCCGTAGAGAAACCTATTAGGAAACTGCAGCCAAATGTTCGTCCTCCCAAGCAAGATGATTCTGTATCCCGAAATTCAGTTCGCCGCACGGAAAAACCACATGGGAATACTTGTCTCGTCCCATCTATACCGATACAGCCGCTTTTCAATAAAAAGGCCTTCTTTGTTCTAGCCGTCAACGGTAAAGAATACGGTAGTGTCGTAATTGAACTTCGACCAGA TGTTGCCCCGGTTATGTGCCAGAGATTCGTCGCAAGTTGTCTGGCGAAAAGCGCAGTCTCGTATCAAGGGACTATCATTTACGAT GCTAAACCAAAGACGTACATAATGGGTGGCAGAGTACCGGGACCCGAAACACTGTACATGGCAGATGCGTCTCCGTTGAAGAAAATACGAG ATATTTTCTGCTGA
- the LOC124210022 gene encoding uncharacterized protein LOC124210022 isoform X2, whose product MTTSKCDLCLQDYDFMKRRPKFLMCFHSFCLECLQHQKTKTVINCPTCLEATNVNSQSLDEALKTNFYILDQMKDPSASSAIGSSNEKVETGSYYWCSSCYVTFKKGADSHPENHETYNLDTEDGREIAEIHLKTLLVTCKSQWNGALSKHQEADSALKAAETALQALEQQIRNRRKKNDWQMEKLANTLSEVAVHLNDQQRTSEKLHNLFQLYNKLIVESKAKAVKTGNKLAAFSSLKNAVVSMDIKTSKGEKFAAPLFDSALINFPSEAASSYDSYLLTTLAFLALSGNQDGQRTNSAHCTDQELKKNTNKAEIASKERKNPPVARTEAESSKSKNQSTGRNGRGERNSLPEAKTSNFVRNHDSSHPVEKPIRKLQPNVRPPKQDDSVSRNSVRRTEKPHGNTCLVPSIPIQPLFNKKAFFVLAVNGKEYGSVVIELRPDVAPVMCQRFVASCLAKSAVSYQGTIIYDAKPKTYIMGGRVPGPETLYMADASPLKKIRGAVFFRLKRDFMKSQCSIVATDFCVRLGEDKVEHSRTSTVFGFVCDGLAVCDAISHMDCKKEHVAVSSVGIVG is encoded by the exons ATGACAACATCAAAATGTGATTTATGCCTTCAAGATTATGATTTTATGAAACGGAGGCCCAAATTTTTAATGTGCTTCCATTCATTCTGCCTTGAATGCCTACAA CACCAGAAGACAAAAACAGTCATAAATTGTCCAACTTGCTTAGAAGCTACTAACGTCAACTCGCAATCGCTGGATGAAGCGCTCAAGACAAATTTCTACATATTAGATCAAATGAAGGACCCAAGCGCTTCGTCAGCTATCGG gtcatcaaatgaaaaagttgAGACAGGCAGCTATTATTGGTGTTCTTCTTGCTACgtgacttttaaaaaaggagcaGATAGTCATCCTGAGAATCACGAAACCTATAATTTGGACACTGAAGATGGGAGAGAAATAGCTGAGATACACCTTAAGACGCTGTTAGTCACGTGCAAGAGTCAGTGGAATGGTGCGCTTAGCAAACATCAAGAG GCCGATTCGGCTTTGAAGGCCGCTGAGACTGCACTTCAAGCCTTAGAGCAACAAATACGTaatcgacgaaaaaaaaatgattggcAAATGGAAAAACTTGCAAATACTTTATCG GAAGTAGCCGTTCACCTGAATGACCAGCAACGAACTTCCGAAAAACTTCACAATTTATTTCAGTTgtataataaattaattgttgaaTCGAAAGCCAAGGCCGTTAAAACTGG GAATAAGTTGgccgctttttcttctttgaaaaacgCCGTTGTCTCTATGGATATTAAGACTTCCAAGGGAGAAAAGTTTGCCGCCCCTCTTTTTGATTCAGCTCTGATCAATTTTCCTTCGGAAGCTGCCAGCAGTTACGATTCATACCTTTTAACTACTCTGGCCTTTTTGGCCCTATCTGGTAACCAAGACGGACAACGGACTAACTCTGCCCACTGTACCGATCAGGAACTAAAGAAGAATACGAACAAGGCGGAAATCGcatcgaaagaaagaaagaatccgCCAGTGGCTAGAACCGAAGCTGAATCAAGTAAATCAAAGAACCAATCAACTGGAAGAAATGGCAGGGGAGAACGAAACTCGTTGCCAGAAGCAAAAACGTCCAATTTTGTTCGAAATCATGATTCCAGTCATCCCGTAGAGAAACCTATTAGGAAACTGCAGCCAAATGTTCGTCCTCCCAAGCAAGATGATTCTGTATCCCGAAATTCAGTTCGCCGCACGGAAAAACCACATGGGAATACTTGTCTCGTCCCATCTATACCGATACAGCCGCTTTTCAATAAAAAGGCCTTCTTTGTTCTAGCCGTCAACGGTAAAGAATACGGTAGTGTCGTAATTGAACTTCGACCAGA TGTTGCCCCGGTTATGTGCCAGAGATTCGTCGCAAGTTGTCTGGCGAAAAGCGCAGTCTCGTATCAAGGGACTATCATTTACGAT GCTAAACCAAAGACGTACATAATGGGTGGCAGAGTACCGGGACCCGAAACACTGTACATGGCAGATGCGTCTCCGTTGAAGAAAATACGAGGTGCTGTATTCTTTAGGCTCAAGCGCGATTTCATGAAGTCCCAGTGTAGCATTGTAGCTACAGATTTTTGTGTCCGTTTAGGAGAAGATAAGGTTGAGCACAGCCGTACCTCAACAGTATTTGGTTTTGTATGTGACGGCTTAGCTGTATGTGACGCTATCAGTCATATGGATTGCAAGAAGGAACACGTTGCAGTATCCTCAGTTGGTATTGTTggttaa
- the LOC124208572 gene encoding homeobox protein EMX2-like: protein MTILTPSTSPNSCSSSPSGMVSVHPSPLFVNQHLQHLMHFNGLSNKSSGLNQFASAMEDQPNKASSRASPISSTTVVTASSSSPPVVSPPKPKIGFSIDSIVGTASSSSNNNRPASSSSHSSASDGSRSASPPDVPLLPASNNQRLVHHESGFQSVSPRPGSSGGTPVSVRSEPESSPIVAPPPHPQMMPGWPLPPHQQQQQHAAMGPAYFEALASMRALYAQQQQQPFHPHMMMAGPPPPPGAGNHPWWLLAQARQQQQRLLAVAAHQRFPAGPGDLAGFLLSPFRKPKRVRTAFSPSQLLKLEHAFEKNHYVVGAERKQLAQNLNLTETQVKVWFQNRRTKHKRVQQEGDDPAPGSGSKKSGGGGGNHAGSSDQMMMSDDEDNSDIDLEVSDDEDFLHHNPSAGNHPHHDRRMIYS, encoded by the exons ATGACGATCTTGACCCCGTCGACGAGCCCCAACAGTTGCAGCTCTTCACCTTCCGGAATGGTTTCCGTTCATCCGTCGCCGCTCTTCGTCAACCAGCACCTCCAGCATTTGATGCACTTCAACGGCCTGAGCAACAAGAGCAGCGGCCTCAACCAGTTCGCCAGTGCCATGGAAGACCAGCCGAATAAGGCCAGCAGCCGGGCCTCGCCCATCTCATCGACGACAGTAGTGACGGCCAGCTCCTCATCGCCGCCCGTCGTCAGTCCACCAAAGCCTAAAATCGGTTTCTCCATCGACTCGATCGTGGgcacggccagcagcagttccaacaacaaccgcccggcctcgtcgtcgtcccatTCCTCGGCTTCCGACGGAAGCCGCTCGGCCAGTCCGCCCGATGTTCCTTTGCTGCCGGCCAGCAACAATCAACGACTTGTGCACCACGAAAGCGGTTTCCAGTCGGTCAGCCCGCGTCCGGGCTCGTCCGGCGGCACTCCGGTTTCGGTCCGCTCTGAACCCGAGTCTTCGCCCATCGTCGCACCTCCTCCGCATCCGCAAATGATGCCCGGATGGCCTCTGCCTcctcaccagcaacaacagcaacacgcAGCCATGGGGCCGGCCTACTTTGAGGCCTTGGCCAGCATGCGAGCCCTTTacgctcagcagcagcagcagccgttccATCCTCACATGATGATGGCCGGACCTCCGCCTCCGCCCGGCGCAGGCAATCACCCCTGGTGGCTCTTGGCGCAGGCtcgccagcagcaacagcggcTATTGGCCGTCGCCGCCCATCAACGTTTTCCCGCCG GTCCAGGTGATTTGGCCGGATTCCTCCTGTCGCCGTTCCGCAAGCCGAAGCGCGTGCGAACGGCCTTCTCGCCCAGCCAACTGCTCAAGTTGGAACACGCGTTCGAAAAGAATCACTACGTCGTCGGAGCCGAGCGCAAGCAGCTGGCCCAGAATCTCAACCTCACCGAAACTCAG GTGAAAGTCTGGTTTCAAAATCGGCGCACCAAGCACAAGCGTGTCCAGCAGGAGGGTGACGATCCAGCGCCAGGCAGCGGCAGTAAGAAAtccggcggtggtggcggcaaCCACGCCGGCTCCTCCGatcagatgatgatgagcgACGACGAAGACAATTCCGACATTGATCTCGAAGTGTCAGACGACGAGGATTTCCTCCACCACAATCCGTCGGCGGGTAATCATCCGCACCACGATCGCCGGATGATTTACAGTTGA